CATTATAAGTATCTATTTTATTTTTTTTCATTAAATACTCTATTCCTTTACTCATTTTGTTGGCAACACTTCTGCTTCTATTGATGATCTCTGGAAAGTTAATAGCAATATCGACTGCATTAAATCCATAGCTTTCAGCATGATGAATATAATCATACACTTGAGCCGATTTTAATAATGCTTTTGTAGGAATACAACCCCAATTTAAACAAACACCACCTAAATTTTCTTTTTCAACAATTGCTGTTTTCAATCCAAGCTGAGCTGCTCTAATCGCTGCAACATAACCACCAGGTCCAGCACCAAGTACAATTAAATCATATTTATCCATAATAAAACACTATTTAAATTTATTTTTCCAATTGGTTTAGTAAATTTAACCTTTAAAATTTAAAACAAGCGTAACCAATAAAATGTTTGCCATCAAAAATAAAATACAAGACTTAGCGAATCAAAAACAAGCAGAATTAGTTGATATTAGACGATATTTACATCAACATCCTGAGTTGTCGTTTGAAGAAACGAATACTGCAAAATATTTAACAGAGCAGTTAGATAAAATTGGCGTATCGTATCAAAATAATATTGGTGGCAATGGTATTGTTGTGTTGATTGAAGGAAAAAATCCAACAAAAAAAACGATTGCTTTAAGAGCAGATATTGATGCCTTGCCTATTGTAGAAGAAAATGAAGTTGATTATTGTTCTGTAAATAAAGGCGTAATGCATGCTTGTGGTCATGATGTACATACAACATGTTTGTTAGGTGCTATTGATATTTTGCATCAACTGAAAAACGATTTTGAAGGAACTGTAAAATGTATTTTTCAACCAGCAGAAGAAAAATTGCCTGGAGGAGCTTCTATACTAATTAAAGCAGGTGTTTTAGAAAATCCAACAGTAGAAAATATAGTCGGACAGCATGTGTATCCACAGTTAGAAGTTGGAAAAGTAGCTTTTAGAAAAGGAATTGCTATGGCATCTTGTGATGAAATTTATATTACTATAAAAGGTGAAGGTGGTCATGGTGCAATGCCACAACTTACAGCAGATACTGTTTTATGTGCTTCGCAATTGGTAGTTAGTTTGCAACAAATAGTTAGTAGAAATAATAATCCAACCATGCCTACGGTTTTAACTATTGGAAAATTTATTGCAGAAGGTGCTACAAACATTATTCCGTCTGAAGTAAAACTAGAAGGAACACTAAGAACTTTTGATGAAGCTTGGAGAGCTAAAGCCAAAGAAAGAATTGTTGAAATTACGGAAGCAATAGTTCAAAGTTTTGGTTTGGTTGTAGAAATTGATATTCAAGACGGTTATCCTTTCTTAAAAAATGATGATGATTTGACTGAATTGGCTAATCAAAGTGCTATTGAATATTTAGGTGAAGAAAATGTTGAAGAGCTTCCAGTTAGAATGACAGCAGAAGATTTTGCGTTTTATTCTCAACAAGTACCTGCCTGTTTTTATAGATTGGGAACCAGAAATGAAGTAAAAGGAATTACTTCAGGAATTCATACACCAACCTTTGATGTAGATGAAAGTTGTTTGTCATTAGGTGCTGGATTAATGGCGTATATTACTATGAAACAATTATATCATATTGAATAATAAATTATCTACATATTATATAGATGGCATTTTAAAAAAAGACAAAGTTATTTTAAGTCAAACGATAACACTATTAGAGAGTAACTTAGCAACAGATATTCTTATTGCAGAAGAAATTATAGATTTTTGTTTACAACAAGAAAGAAAAGCAAAAGTTGTTGGTATTACAGGAATTCCTGGTGTAGGAAAAAGTTCGTTTATCAATGCATT
Above is a genomic segment from Chitinophagales bacterium containing:
- a CDS encoding amidohydrolase codes for the protein MFAIKNKIQDLANQKQAELVDIRRYLHQHPELSFEETNTAKYLTEQLDKIGVSYQNNIGGNGIVVLIEGKNPTKKTIALRADIDALPIVEENEVDYCSVNKGVMHACGHDVHTTCLLGAIDILHQLKNDFEGTVKCIFQPAEEKLPGGASILIKAGVLENPTVENIVGQHVYPQLEVGKVAFRKGIAMASCDEIYITIKGEGGHGAMPQLTADTVLCASQLVVSLQQIVSRNNNPTMPTVLTIGKFIAEGATNIIPSEVKLEGTLRTFDEAWRAKAKERIVEITEAIVQSFGLVVEIDIQDGYPFLKNDDDLTELANQSAIEYLGEENVEELPVRMTAEDFAFYSQQVPACFYRLGTRNEVKGITSGIHTPTFDVDESCLSLGAGLMAYITMKQLYHIE